The Fusarium oxysporum f. sp. lycopersici 4287 chromosome 1, whole genome shotgun sequence DNA segment TACACTACTAATTCTAATATCAACAAACTCGAAATCCATCAGCATGCGTTTCACCTCCATCTTCGTTGCCGGCGCTTTCGCCACCATGGCCGCTGCCCAGAGCAAGACTGCTTCTGTCTCTCCCGCTCAACAGTCTCAGCTTGACTGCCTTGACGCCTGTGATGCTGGTGATGTCAAGTGCCAGTCTTACTGCATCACTGTAAGTACGCCATTTCTCGTGGACAGAAAAACACCGGTCTGACGATGATTCCACAGGTCCCCTCTcccgatgagaagaacatcAACGCCACCACCGAGTGTGTTGCCGCCTGCCCCAAGGGCAAGGGTTCTGCCTCCGATACTGAGAAGTACTCTGTCTGTCTCCAGGACTGTATCGCCAACAACTACTGGAAGACCATCGACGGTACTCCCCAGGAGACCGGCGCTGCTGGTTCCAAGGACAAGGCCTCTTCCGCTGCCGAGTCTGCTGCTTCCAAGGCCACCGGGACTGCCTCCGATGAGGACAGCACCGCCACCGCTTCTGCCTCTGAGTCTGATGCCACCGCTACCGACGCCTCTGAGACCGCCTCTGGATCTGCCTCCGGCACTGCTTCCGGCTCCGCTGCTCAGTCTTCCGAGACTGGCAATGCTGCTACCGCCCTCGTTGGTGGTGTCTCTCTCCTCGGTCTCGTCGCCGCTGTCTTCGCTCTGTAAATTGGATCGCCTCTTTTGGACATCTGGTTGATAGAATGGAAGGATTTTAATGGGTTTGCTCTAGAGCGGTAATGATTGGAGTTTGATTTCAAATGTGATACATGTTGGGCATCATGACGAAGGCCTCTTTGGGCCGGATCGACTTTTCATGGACAAATTATTGGGACACCTTGCGCGTTCACATACGGCTCGACACGAGCATCAATACAATACCTCTTTGTTTGCGCTCTGCGTAACCTTATCTTGATGTGCATTTTCCAATTAACCTGAAGTCAGAACAGAACaaaacacaacacaacacacAACACGACCACAGAGGTTGTATTGGTTGTGGGGTGTCGTTCTGTGATTGGTTCCAGTTTCCGAATCGGGTGCTTGAGGGTTTAGCTTGAAACAAGCGAAATGATTGTCTTACGATGAAGTCAAAGCCCGAGTCCAACTCAATCGTTTTATCATAATTTTTTCAATCCCGAGATAGTTGTATTTCGAAAGGACCTCCTCGAGAGTTGTTTGCATACCGAACAGTCTTCCTGTGTCGCTAATGTTTGTATAGATGCGTCATGACAGAAGAATCGGCTTCAAATACAGTTTGATTGCAGTAATACCCTTGACGCCACAGTGTTCCATGTCtgtgcttgatcttgttgctGTCTTGTCAGGCCCTTTTCGAGACACTAGTTCGGTGCTGGGAGCCGCCCTCGAACACTTTCAAGCTTCTGCTCCGTGTCAGTCATCAGTCCATAGGGTAGCTGTTAAACAACCCGTGGACAGATTTCTTACCACTGACTGATGTCACTTATGATTAAGGTAATGTGGAGAAGGATAATCTCTATCGATAAATTCAAAGCTCATAGTCCACATCCTTTGCGTTGACCAATCTAAAGACTAGCAAGCCACTGTAGACACCTCCTTGTTTCGTTCAGAAGTATAAGGTACTGAAGATTCCGAACTTTACTATTGGTCGAGCAGTTGCTTTTATACTGAAGCCCAAAGAACGATCCAACCAAGGCTTTGTGCACTCTTGTAAACACGGTTATGCCTCTTGGACTTGCTTAGACGATTTTTATTTTGTTTTTTTAAAGTTGAGGCTTATTACGCTTGTGAAATTAACCATCCATCCCGCCAATTGTTCCATGGACAgctgtcttcttctcgagccTTCTGTGGGACGTGACCTATTCTGTAActacaaggccaaggctgtgAGGCTTCCGTCGATTCCCCCCCCCCCGTTCCATGGGATGGGAGTACCTGACAGTCGGCATCCGCACCTTCCTTCTTCCAACCTTAGTGGCTCCGGGCCACGACCCCCGCTCTGCACCTGTTCGTGATCCCTGAAATTTAGGCGGCTCTGAGCTTCTTCGTTCTACGTGTCCTCAACACTAAGACAGAGCTCTCCACTCATTGTTAAGACGCCACCTTTCGCTTCTTCACTCCCCATTCTACATTCCACCTTACTCTTGGACCTCTTATCTCCTCGAGCGCTGGGAATACCCTCATCGAGCATACACTTTTTCTCAGTCACACGTCTTTTTTTTATTGTgttcctgctcctcctctttcGCAGCCTCTGGTGACGTCCTTAATTCTCTGCTCAAGTTACTCCGTCActtccttcatcatgaagctcAACGCTGTTGCAGCGGCCATGTCGGCTGCCATGCTTACGGGCAACGTCCACGCCGAGgacatcaagaaggcttcCCCTTCTGTTCCCGACAAGCTCCCTACATTCACCGtgagtttttttttaatgAGCAATCTAGCTCATGTATGGGGCTATGTAGCTCCTCCTCATGAGCTCTTGTCCCAGTCAATTGATAGCTAACCCACCCTTACAGCCGACCGTTGTCAAGGCCGACTTCCTTGAGCAATTCACCGATGACTGGGACCAGCGATGGAAGCCCTCTCACGCGAAGAAGGACACATCTGGCTCCGAGGAGGAATGGGCTTATGTTGGCGAGTGGGCCGTTGAAGAGCCCGTACAGTACAAGGGCATCGAGGGCGATAAAGGTCTTGTTGTTAAGAACCCTGCGGCGCACCATGCTATTTCCGCCAAGTTCCCTAAGAAGATTGACAACAAGGACAACACCCTCGTCGTCCAGTATGAGGTGAAGCTGCAAAGTAAGCATGACTCTGGAATACCACTCAGTGATCGCGCATGCTGACATTTTTGCTCCCAGATGGCCTCGAGTGTGGTGGTGCTTACATGAAGCTCCTTCGCGACAACAAGGCTCTCCATCAGGAAGAGTTCGCAAACACAACCCCCTACGTGATCATGTTCGGTCCCGACAAGTGTGGCCACACCAACAAAGTCCACTTCATTTTCAACCACAAGAACCCCAAGACTGGCGAGTATGAGGAGAAGCATCTCGATTCTCCCCCCACCGCCAAGATTACAAAGACCACCGAGCTTTACACCTTGATCGTTCATCCCAACAACACCTACGTCATCAAGCAAAATAATGAGGAGGTCAAGACCGGCAGCCTCTTGGAGGATTTCACCCCCGCTGTCAACCCCCCGGCCGAGATTGATGATGCAAACGATAAGAAGCCTGAGGACTGGGTTGACCAAGCACGCATTCCCGATCCtgaggccaagaagcctgaggatTGGGACGAGGATGCCCCCTACGAGATTGTCGACGAGGAAGCTGAGAAACCTGAGGACTGGCTCGAGAACGAGCCCGTCACCATCCCCGACCCTGAGGCCGAGAAGCCAGATGATTgggatgacgaggaggacggCGACTGGATCGCCCCTACCGTCCCCAACCCCAAGTGTGCCGACGCCTCTGGTTGCGGCCCGTGGACCAAGCCAATGAAGCGCAACCCCGACTACAAGGGTAAGTGGACTGCACCTTACATCGAGAACCCCGCATACAAGGGAACTTGGGCTCCccgcaagatcaagaaccCCGACTACTTTGAGGACAAGAACCCTGCCAACTTCGAGCCCATGGGAGCCATTGGTTTCGAGATCTGGACTATGCAGAATGATATTCTCTTTGACAACATCTACATTGGTCACTCCATTGAGGACGCCAACAAGCTCGCTGAGGAGACCTTTGGTGTCAAGCACCCCATCGAGAAGGCCCTCTTCGATGCCGACAAGCCTAAGCAGGAGGACAAGCCTAAGTCCCCCAGCGACCTCAAGTTCCTCGATGACCCTGTTCACTACATCACCGAGAAGgtcgagctcttcaaggCCATTGCCGCTCAGGACCCCATCGAGGCCATCAAGTTCGTCCCTGAGGTTGCTGGAGCTTTTGCCGCCATTATCATTGGTGCCGCTGGCCTCATCGCTGTTCTGTTCAACCTTGGCAAGTCACCCGCTGTTCAGCAGACTGCTGAAAAGGCATCcgacaaggccaagcaggtcaaggataaggctgctgaggccaCCGCTACCGGCGCTGAGCAGGTCAAGGGCGCTGTTAACAAGCGCACTACCCGCAGCCAGTCAtaaggaaaaagagaaaataaTCTCAGATGGTCAGTTGTATCGGGTGGAGTGATATTCAAAAGCGGACGGAGAACCTGTGGAGGtaagaagagaagcaagtTTGGAAGGAAATGTACACAATTCTCAcgattgattgattgattgatttggCGCATCAGAGCAGCGATAGGGATATCGAACAATTGATAGCTTTTCAGGCTGACCTCACTCTTCATCGGTTCATGACTCGTCGTGGTGTTCCATATGTCTAGACCACTCAAGAGGTACTGTGAAGCAAGGCGTTGGCATTATTATCTCGGTTTGTTTAAGGTAGTTTCGTATTTACAGTAGGTCAACTCGACAAGTATTAAATCTGGTTTTTTCTCTTTCACCGAAATCGGCGTGCATTTACAGATAAGGGTGTCCAGTAGCAGCCTAGATCGATATTGAGAAGACGAACGCCCTCCATAAACATCCATTTACGTTTGAGAATCATGGAAGGTGACCCCGACGTCCGATAGATAAAGGTCAAAGGAATCGAAGTGGCAGGTGACTTGAGATAGATATGTTTCCCAATTAGGCAGGCGAAAGGAGACGAACAAATACAGTGAGAGATCTAGTTTCTGGCCGGCAATCTCAACCAGTAGGAGACTAGAATTGGGAGACAAACCTCAGACCGTGGTATCCATCGGCATTGACGGTAACCAGCGGACAAGCCGGAGCTCACTCGGCAATTACCCCACACTTTCCAGAAATGTCAGCCCAGCTCTTGGGGCAAGTTGCTAGCTTATCATGAGTTGCTCTTGCCGCCCCGCACTGACTCGCCTTTGGTGCTTGCAAGTGGTGACCTTCTCAGATGAACGCCACTCCAATTGCCTCCGCACCGTTGACATAGCCGGGACACTTTCTCAGTATAAAAGTCTAGAGAACCCATGACCTCCTGAATTCTGTCCTGTTTGTTGCTTCATTGGAAGTTATCGAGGTCAATCGCTCTCCCTCTCCTAGCTCTTGTCCCTCTCACTTACACACAACGTATTTGAGCCTCATATactgtcatcttcatcatcaacatcatgcGTCGCGCAATCTCTCGCGGCCTGGGTGCTTCCAGCCGATCTACTCCCGCCCTTTCTCGATCCTCTCTCCTCGCCTCATCTAACATCACAAGCGGCTCGTCCCATGTCGCTGCCAGGCGCATTCATGCGACAAGcaagcagcttcagcctgTGACGGCTGCCCTGGCCTCAACCGCCAGCAGTTATCCTACCACTCACGCAAAGGTCGAGGCGGTCGATACTCCCTACTTCATTGACAACAAGTTTGTTTCGTCTTCGACCGATAAGTACATCGACTTGCACGATCCCGCTACCAACGAGCTCGTTACTCGTGTCCCTCAGATGACCGACGCTGAGATGAAGGCTGCCGTTGCAAGCGCCGAGAAGGCCTTCAAGTCATGGAAGAACACTACTGTCATCTCTCGACAGCAGATCATGTTCCGATTTGTCCAGCTTATTCGTGAGAATTGGGACCGCCTCGCTGCCAGCATTACTCTCGAGCAAGGCAAGACCTTTGCTGATGCCAAGGGTGATGTCCTTCGTGGTCTTCAGGTCGCTGAGGCTGCTATTGCCGCCccagagcttctcaagggTGAGGTCCTTGAAGTCTCCAAGGACATGGAGACCCGAACCTACCGTGAGCCCCTGGGTGTCACCGCTGCTATCTGCCCCTTCAGTGAGTAATCGGCGACTCCCTAGCAACATCCCTTAGCTAATTAATGTGTAGACTTCCCTGCCATGATTCCCCTTTGGTGCATCCCTATTGCCACCATCACTGGAAACACCCTCATACTCAAGCCTTCTGAGCGTGACCCCGGTGCTGCCATGATCATTGCCGAGCTTGTCCAGAAGGCTGGCTTCCCCGAGGGTGTTGTCAACATCATTCACGGTGCCCACCGCACCGTCgacttcatcctcgatgAGCCCGCTATCAAAGCAATCAGCTTCGTTGGTGGTAACAAGGCCGGCGAGTACATCTTCAGCCGTGGTTCCGCCAATGGCAAGCGTGTTCAGGCCAACCTGGGCGCCAAGAACCACGCTGTCGTCTCTCCTGATGCCAACAAGAACCAGTTCATCAACTCCATTACCGGTGCCGCTTTCGGTGCTGCCGGTCAGCGCTGCATGGCTTTGAGCACTCTTGTTATGGTTGGCGAGACCAAGGAGTGGCTCAACGAGGTCGCCGAGCAAGCCAAGCATCTCAACGTCAATGGTGGCTTCGAGGAGGGCGCCGATCTCGGTCCCGTGATCTCCCCGCAGAGCAAGGAGCGTATCGAGAAGCTCATTGAGTCTGCCGAGAAGGAGGGTGCTACTATTCTTCTCGATGGCCGTGGCTACAAGCCCAGCAAGTACCCTAACGGTAACTGGGTTGGCCCTaccatcatcaccaatgtCACACCTGACATGACCTGTTACAAGGAGGAGGTCTTCGGCCCGGTCCTTGTCTGCCTCAACGCAGAGTCCATTGATGACGCTATCGACCTTGTTAACAAGAACGAGTATGGTAATGGTACTGCTATCTTCACCAGGTCTGGTGCTACTGCCGAGACCTTCCGCAAGAACATTGAGGCTGGTCAGGTGGGCATCAATGTCCCTATCCCTGTCCCTCTGCCCATGTTCTCTTTCACTGGTAACAAGAAGTCTATTGCTGGTGGCGGTGCCAGCACATTCTACGGAAAGCCTGGCATCAACTTCTACACTCAGCTCAAGACTGTCACAGCTCTATGGCAGAGTGCTGATGCCGTTGCTAAAAAGGCTGATGTTTCCATGCCTACCCAACAATAATCAGGCAACAACTCAGATGGTGGATTTGTTTTAAAAGGAAAAGCGAGCAGGCAAAAACGGGAGATGGAAAACGGGATATTGATGTAGAATGCATATCTGCTAGCATAATAAGGGCAATAGTCAGGCTGTTGGGCTCAGCCGAGTGTCATGAAATTTCAAAAACATCGGAAACTTCATTCTATTTCGCTATATGTGTCTTACTCATTTTGCAATCTCTTTTCGTCGTTTTCACTATGCCACACGTGAGATATATGTTCTTGGCACTCTCAAAATATTTTTGAGTGCCAGATGTAGAACAGTCATCCCACCCAGCCCCTATGAAGAGGCGCAGGATTGGAAGAACGACTAATAGATGACTAGAGAGATGCGTGGTGAAGAAAAACGGCTGGTAAGAGAGGACCCCAGATGAACCAGTGTGGTTTAGGGACTTTAGAAAGCAGCTCTAGATAGAGACATCTGAGCACAGACTCTGGCTTACATTATCTTCATGTATTCAGAGCTGATAAGAAAGAGAACATGTGGGATCGTATGTATGGCGGTAAAACATCATAATAATAATGAATAATGATAATGAACAATGATGCAGGTtgataaataaaatagattcCATGATATGAGTAGTGACTAACTACCAAGCGTGTCGTGATATGAGCAAGATTACGCCCATCTGGCGATCGATCTTACTGTGTTGGTGGCCCTCTTCTATTGCCCATAATAACGTCCGTCTCTACATATGCCTTCCTGGTCCCTCCTCCTTCTGTTAGTGGTGGTTGATCGGGCCACATTGGCCCGTCCTGCTTAGTTCTTTTCAATGATGATGCAGGCCCAAGCTGGGCACTGTAGGAGTTTGCATCAAGGATGATAAAATATTGTCAACAACTCCGTACTCCTGGATATAAGAATTCGAAAATGCCAATGTGCATGGGGATCTCTTGTCCCTTAGATGGCTCTCGAAGAATTTCAGATAGAGTACGGGCGAGTCTAAGGGTTGCGTGGGCTTTGGCTGGTCCTCTATATTAACTCATGATCCCCTCCGAGCTTACTGCGTTGGAATTTTCATGAATCCGTCATAATATTCATCGAGCCATCGAGCTGCCTGAACACCAGACTCATCAAGGCTTGAGTCCCAGCGACCTATCGAGCCGACATAACCATCGGGACGAACATTGACGATGGCTACCTCGCCAGGTCCCAGGCTGCCGAGCCATTTGTTAGTGCACAGGGAGCCACGGGTGTCCTGATCGGGAATGTCGTCGAGGTAGAAGGTCCAACGGCTGTCTT contains these protein-coding regions:
- a CDS encoding calnexin; its protein translation is MKLNAVAAAMSAAMLTGNVHAEDIKKASPSVPDKLPTFTPTVVKADFLEQFTDDWDQRWKPSHAKKDTSGSEEEWAYVGEWAVEEPVQYKGIEGDKGLVVKNPAAHHAISAKFPKKIDNKDNTLVVQYEVKLQNGLECGGAYMKLLRDNKALHQEEFANTTPYVIMFGPDKCGHTNKVHFIFNHKNPKTGEYEEKHLDSPPTAKITKTTELYTLIVHPNNTYVIKQNNEEVKTGSLLEDFTPAVNPPAEIDDANDKKPEDWVDQARIPDPEAKKPEDWDEDAPYEIVDEEAEKPEDWLENEPVTIPDPEAEKPDDWDDEEDGDWIAPTVPNPKCADASGCGPWTKPMKRNPDYKGKWTAPYIENPAYKGTWAPRKIKNPDYFEDKNPANFEPMGAIGFEIWTMQNDILFDNIYIGHSIEDANKLAEETFGVKHPIEKALFDADKPKQEDKPKSPSDLKFLDDPVHYITEKVELFKAIAAQDPIEAIKFVPEVAGAFAAIIIGAAGLIAVLFNLGKSPAVQQTAEKASDKAKQVKDKAAEATATGAEQVKGAVNKRTTRSQS
- a CDS encoding methylmalonate-semialdehyde dehydrogenase (acylating); this encodes MRRAISRGLGASSRSTPALSRSSLLASSNITSGSSHVAARRIHATSKQLQPVTAALASTASSYPTTHAKVEAVDTPYFIDNKFVSSSTDKYIDLHDPATNELVTRVPQMTDAEMKAAVASAEKAFKSWKNTTVISRQQIMFRFVQLIRENWDRLAASITLEQGKTFADAKGDVLRGLQVAEAAIAAPELLKGEVLEVSKDMETRTYREPLGVTAAICPFNFPAMIPLWCIPIATITGNTLILKPSERDPGAAMIIAELVQKAGFPEGVVNIIHGAHRTVDFILDEPAIKAISFVGGNKAGEYIFSRGSANGKRVQANLGAKNHAVVSPDANKNQFINSITGAAFGAAGQRCMALSTLVMVGETKEWLNEVAEQAKHLNVNGGFEEGADLGPVISPQSKERIEKLIESAEKEGATILLDGRGYKPSKYPNGNWVGPTIITNVTPDMTCYKEEVFGPVLVCLNAESIDDAIDLVNKNEYGNGTAIFTRSGATAETFRKNIEAGQVGINVPIPVPLPMFSFTGNKKSIAGGGASTFYGKPGINFYTQLKTVTALWQSADAVAKKADVSMPTQQ